The following proteins are encoded in a genomic region of Paenibacillus sp. FSL H3-0469:
- a CDS encoding DHA2 family efflux MFS transporter permease subunit, protein MSNKTASQEVPSISKGPILFVMILGAFLATLNQTIMSVATPELMHDFNITAATAQWLTTGYMLVNGVLIPITAYLMQRFTTRELFQTSMFIFFTGTLVSALAGSFPVLLTGRMIQAAGAGIIMPLLTQVILTLFPREKRGAAMGMVGLAIIFAPAIGPTLAGYIMERYSWEMMFYGMLPLTVIVIVCGFIYLKNVAERSFPKIDITSVILSTIGFGTLLYGFSRAASAGWSSAEVLLSLAAGAISLGLFIWKQLTSGSPLLDLRAFQYNMFSLTTVISVAVTIVMYADMMLLPLYLQNARGFTAMESGLLLLPGAVIMGALMPVTGKLFDRFGAKWLAIIGLTITILTTLSFVNLTDSTSYGYLMLMSTGRRIGMALLLMPIQTLGLNQLPSRLNSHGTAISNTVRQVAGAVGTSLLVTVMTSRTATHFQDIMSSGGTAGETQQHMIMEASIQGINDSYLVIVGIGIIGLFLSFFIKQVGQAKEPALKQPAVVAEEI, encoded by the coding sequence GTGAGTAACAAGACAGCAAGCCAAGAAGTTCCGTCCATTTCCAAGGGACCTATTCTTTTCGTAATGATTCTCGGTGCCTTTCTGGCTACGCTGAATCAGACCATCATGAGCGTGGCTACACCGGAGCTTATGCATGACTTCAATATTACAGCGGCCACGGCCCAGTGGCTCACTACCGGCTATATGCTGGTTAACGGTGTACTGATTCCCATTACGGCCTATCTGATGCAGCGCTTCACTACACGGGAGCTGTTCCAGACCTCGATGTTTATTTTCTTCACGGGTACCCTTGTATCGGCGCTCGCAGGCAGCTTCCCGGTGCTGCTTACCGGACGGATGATTCAGGCTGCCGGTGCCGGCATTATTATGCCGCTGCTTACCCAGGTTATTTTGACCCTCTTCCCGCGTGAAAAAAGAGGCGCCGCCATGGGGATGGTCGGGCTGGCCATTATCTTTGCCCCAGCCATTGGCCCTACTCTGGCTGGATATATTATGGAACGTTATTCATGGGAGATGATGTTCTACGGCATGCTTCCGCTCACGGTTATAGTCATCGTATGCGGTTTTATTTATCTGAAAAATGTGGCTGAGCGTTCTTTTCCCAAAATCGACATCACCAGCGTGATCCTGTCGACCATTGGATTCGGTACCCTGCTCTACGGCTTCAGCCGGGCAGCCAGTGCTGGCTGGTCCAGTGCAGAGGTGTTATTGTCGCTGGCCGCAGGCGCTATATCGCTTGGATTATTCATATGGAAGCAGCTCACTTCCGGGAGCCCGCTGCTGGATCTGCGGGCCTTCCAATATAATATGTTCTCCTTGACCACCGTTATCAGTGTGGCGGTTACGATTGTGATGTATGCGGATATGATGCTGCTGCCGCTCTATCTGCAGAATGCCCGCGGCTTCACCGCTATGGAGTCCGGCCTGCTGCTGTTGCCCGGCGCAGTCATTATGGGCGCACTGATGCCAGTCACCGGTAAGCTGTTCGACCGCTTCGGAGCGAAATGGCTCGCCATTATCGGCCTGACGATCACGATTCTGACTACGCTCAGCTTCGTGAATCTTACAGACTCGACAAGCTACGGTTATCTGATGCTGATGTCTACCGGCCGCCGGATTGGCATGGCCCTGTTGCTGATGCCTATTCAGACCCTCGGGCTGAATCAACTGCCCTCCAGGCTGAATTCACATGGCACAGCGATCTCCAATACCGTAAGACAGGTTGCCGGCGCAGTAGGCACTTCTCTGCTGGTCACCGTGATGACCAGCCGTACCGCCACTCACTTCCAGGATATTATGTCCAGCGGCGGAACTGCCGGCGAGACTCAGCAGCATATGATAATGGAGGCTTCCATCCAGGGCATCAACGATTCCTATCTGGTTATCGTGGGCATCGGGATTATCGGGCTCTTCCTCTCCTTCTTCATTAAGCAGGTGGGTCAGGCCAAGGAACCGGCCCTGAAGCAGCCAGCTGTTGTCGCCGAGGAAATCTAA
- a CDS encoding TetR/AcrR family transcriptional regulator C-terminal domain-containing protein codes for MTNPAQRTDPRVLRTRQFLKEALIELMEEMSIEKITVNRLAQRAQINRVTFYLHYRDIPDMLEKMADDMAEEVLEVVRADTDFTEAAQEEKWPMLEHLLVHIAENAKFYKIVLTSRKSTIFTDRLFKLMADIISARVESRVTAHEASEPTVQKDIAVWYGSAALIGTIIAWLREDMPYTPQYLAKQITSLRAN; via the coding sequence ATGACAAATCCGGCCCAGCGGACAGATCCGCGCGTTCTTCGTACACGCCAATTCCTCAAAGAGGCTCTGATTGAACTGATGGAAGAGATGAGCATTGAGAAAATCACCGTCAACCGCCTTGCACAGCGGGCCCAAATTAACCGTGTGACCTTCTATCTGCATTACCGGGATATTCCGGATATGCTGGAGAAAATGGCGGATGATATGGCTGAGGAGGTTCTGGAGGTGGTGAGAGCGGATACGGACTTTACGGAAGCTGCACAAGAAGAGAAGTGGCCGATGCTGGAGCACCTGCTTGTGCATATTGCCGAGAACGCCAAATTCTACAAAATCGTACTTACGTCGCGCAAGAGTACGATATTTACCGACCGGCTTTTTAAACTGATGGCAGACATTATTTCTGCACGGGTGGAGAGCAGGGTTACCGCGCATGAGGCTTCGGAACCAACGGTGCAGAAGGATATCGCTGTGTGGTACGGCTCGGCGGCCCTCATTGGTACCATCATCGCCTGGCTTCGGGAGGACATGCCGTATACACCGCAGTATCTGGCGAAACAGATTACTTCACTGCGGGCGAATTAA
- a CDS encoding metallophosphoesterase, with amino-acid sequence MRRKAGPARKRVLRAKRQAVPGVKRRIKAQTVEFAVFGDSHVGYGNSLSIFKSLLPKAVSNGNKRFIIFGGDNTQAGADHGNNANAYYKDFKDTVTATLGSIPYKASIGNWEASTRSLFTQYLGAVAGQMNFPGTQGKVRYVWLDCALGQFTPASLNLLRNLDDRYFYIIDFHWPLRVQGITVDSSHVLSAAETSKFFTAIPAKAREKVLAIFTHHGHKFYRKLNNIYPGYTRTKFFVTGCSGDYKCKPGGNMGYYNATLTSSGSGYKVEAFIAH; translated from the coding sequence ATGAGGAGAAAGGCAGGACCGGCACGGAAGCGGGTGCTTCGCGCCAAGCGGCAGGCTGTTCCCGGAGTGAAGCGCAGAATCAAGGCACAGACGGTTGAATTTGCGGTGTTTGGTGACAGTCATGTGGGATATGGTAACAGCTTGAGCATCTTTAAGAGTCTTTTGCCTAAGGCGGTGAGCAACGGGAACAAACGGTTTATCATCTTCGGGGGAGATAATACCCAGGCGGGAGCGGATCACGGGAATAACGCTAACGCCTACTATAAGGACTTCAAGGATACAGTGACTGCCACGCTGGGAAGCATCCCTTACAAGGCCTCTATAGGGAACTGGGAAGCCAGTACCCGGTCCTTGTTCACGCAGTATTTAGGGGCGGTGGCCGGACAGATGAATTTCCCGGGAACGCAGGGCAAGGTGAGATATGTGTGGCTGGATTGTGCGCTGGGCCAGTTCACACCGGCAAGCCTCAATCTGCTGCGTAATCTGGATGACAGGTATTTCTATATTATTGATTTCCACTGGCCGCTCCGGGTGCAGGGCATTACGGTGGATTCCAGCCATGTGCTCAGCGCGGCCGAGACCTCCAAGTTCTTCACGGCCATTCCGGCAAAAGCCAGAGAGAAGGTGCTGGCGATCTTCACTCATCATGGTCACAAATTCTACCGGAAGCTGAACAACATCTATCCCGGCTACACCAGAACCAAATTCTTCGTCACCGGATGCTCCGGGGACTACAAATGCAAGCCCGGCGGGAACATGGGGTACTATAATGCTACATTAACCAGCAGCGGGTCAGGCTACAAAGTCGAGGCTTTTATCGCGCACTGA
- a CDS encoding SDR family NAD(P)-dependent oxidoreductase yields the protein MNILITGAGRGLGLELAAAALERGHAVIAGVRDLTRGQAALADLAAVHGDKLTLVTLDVTDEAGIAALAASLTEQARTLGVIINNAAVLNATDTALEALDMEEMQRAMDINLYGPMRVVKHLLPLLTDPDASIINISSEAGSITNAYPGSYPYTISKTALNMFTQKLHVTLKDRGIHVLSVHPGWMPTDMGGAKAPLHPRTSAEGILDLIGQRAEPSGHFRFVDYTGKDMEI from the coding sequence ATGAATATTCTAATTACAGGGGCGGGACGCGGACTGGGCCTTGAGCTGGCAGCAGCTGCGCTGGAGCGTGGACATGCTGTTATTGCGGGAGTGCGGGATCTGACGCGCGGGCAGGCAGCATTAGCTGATCTGGCGGCAGTACACGGGGACAAGCTGACTCTTGTGACGCTTGATGTGACGGATGAGGCCGGAATCGCGGCGCTTGCTGCCAGCCTGACAGAGCAGGCCCGGACACTCGGCGTTATCATCAATAATGCCGCAGTGCTGAATGCCACGGACACCGCACTTGAAGCGCTGGATATGGAAGAGATGCAGCGTGCCATGGATATCAATCTGTACGGGCCGATGCGGGTGGTTAAGCACCTCCTGCCGCTGCTGACCGATCCGGATGCTTCAATCATCAATATCTCATCAGAGGCAGGCAGTATCACCAATGCTTACCCGGGCAGCTATCCGTATACGATCTCCAAGACCGCACTAAATATGTTCACGCAGAAGCTCCATGTCACGCTGAAGGACCGCGGCATCCATGTGCTCAGCGTCCATCCCGGCTGGATGCCTACCGATATGGGCGGAGCTAAGGCACCGCTTCACCCGCGCACCAGTGCCGAGGGCATTCTGGACCTGATCGGGCAGAGAGCCGAGCCGTCCGGCCACTTCAGATTCGTGGATTACACGGGTAAGGATATGGAGATTTAA
- a CDS encoding sugar efflux transporter, which yields MLKRTYALLLIPTYPIFLLCMLFQGMAISISAPFLAVYFTEELGVSAGTFGIFTAVTLLSGVALSMFIAKRSDAGLNRRRLMVICMMFNAVAFAGYIFIHDFYALLAYMTIFTALGAPAMPQLFASAREAVNASSSPDHALANSALRSMFSLGFISGPLVGAALLSRFGFQGIFSTTTLIFLINALLVFSFVRPSAAKQQPERRVQPHAGRQRSARVLVPFLILTLLYTGHWANNLNISLFIVNTLGGTTQNVASVASICALMEIPFMLVLGLLSAKYDSKVLLGWGMAMGGIYYALVIGVGELWQLIAGQVLLAFFVAVISAIGISYIQDLLPDLPGYASTLYTNATTIGRLAGSLAGGAAAQWLGYRHSYLLCVVLVVCSLGLLLWPRRSPDEKITAPLAS from the coding sequence ATGCTCAAAAGAACCTATGCTCTGCTCCTCATTCCAACCTATCCTATATTCCTGCTCTGCATGCTGTTCCAGGGAATGGCCATCTCTATCAGCGCTCCATTCCTGGCGGTCTACTTCACAGAAGAACTCGGCGTCAGTGCCGGAACCTTCGGAATATTTACAGCGGTGACCCTCCTTAGCGGGGTAGCCTTAAGCATGTTCATCGCCAAACGCTCCGACGCCGGGCTGAACCGCCGCAGGCTGATGGTGATCTGTATGATGTTCAACGCGGTTGCTTTTGCCGGATACATATTCATTCATGACTTCTACGCGCTGCTGGCCTATATGACCATATTCACCGCATTAGGCGCCCCGGCGATGCCGCAATTATTCGCCAGTGCCAGAGAAGCTGTGAACGCCAGCAGCTCTCCTGATCATGCCTTGGCTAACTCGGCCCTGCGCTCGATGTTCTCCCTTGGCTTCATCAGCGGTCCGCTGGTTGGAGCCGCGCTCCTGAGCCGCTTCGGATTTCAGGGAATCTTCTCAACGACGACACTGATCTTCCTGATCAACGCCCTGCTGGTGTTCAGCTTCGTACGGCCTTCAGCCGCTAAGCAGCAGCCCGAGCGGCGTGTCCAACCGCATGCCGGACGCCAACGCAGCGCCAGGGTACTGGTTCCTTTTCTTATCCTGACCCTGCTCTATACCGGACACTGGGCCAATAATCTGAATATCTCCCTGTTCATTGTCAATACGCTGGGAGGCACTACACAGAATGTAGCTTCGGTAGCCAGTATCTGCGCGTTAATGGAAATTCCGTTCATGCTGGTGCTGGGGCTGCTGTCAGCCAAATACGACAGCAAGGTGCTGCTGGGCTGGGGAATGGCAATGGGGGGAATCTACTATGCACTGGTGATCGGAGTAGGTGAGCTGTGGCAGCTCATCGCCGGACAGGTGCTGCTCGCTTTTTTTGTCGCTGTAATTTCTGCGATTGGCATCAGCTATATTCAGGATCTGCTGCCGGACCTTCCCGGCTATGCCTCCACCCTGTATACCAACGCTACAACTATCGGCAGACTGGCCGGAAGCCTGGCGGGAGGAGCTGCAGCCCAGTGGTTAGGATACCGCCATTCCTACCTGCTCTGCGTAGTTCTGGTAGTCTGCTCACTGGGACTGCTGCTCTGGCCCCGCCGCTCTCCGGACGAGAAAATCACAGCTCCGCTCGCCTCTTAA
- a CDS encoding glycoside hydrolase family 3 C-terminal domain-containing protein — MDAAAYPFRQIELPLDERVQDLLSRLTLAEKVSLMPQYQAAIERLGVGGYKHGTEGAHGISWLGKATSFPQPSGLACTWNPALLQEIGSAIGDEARAFYRKNPTINGLTLWAPTVDMERDPRWGRTEEAYGEDPELTGRLSTALVQGIQGDHPVYLKAVATLKHFLGNNNEIDRGVASSSIDPRNMREYYLEAFKPAFKEGGAQSMMTAYNSVNGVPVILHPAVMEIVKGEWEMDGFIVSDAGDLFGIVKDHKYYESFAQSMAESIKNGIDSVTEETEETIKVIHDAIREGLLTEADLDRALANTFRIRFRLGEFDPEEGNPYTKIDDSAILSKAHGELSLEAAKESIVLLKNDNAALPLNAAALSKVAVIGPLGDEAFRDWYSGTLPYAVTPLQGIIKKLTGKQVTFESGDDRIILTSAASGQAVGFTGEDGRLAVLHDLPERGELFRHTAWGWTAHTLESASRGQYVTLTDAGTLTASADEIYGWYVKESLNLVEEGEGGVSLRTWNDQPVAVSAGDGTLRVSEGEPSSEARIFHKQLVVNGVEAAVEAARAAEVAVVFVGNHPLLNGKEEIDRPDIVLPAEQENLVKAVYAANPNTVVVIVGSYPISSTWIDEHIPAVLYTSHSGQELGHAVADVLFGDYSPSGKLNMTWYRSVSQLPEFMDYDIIKGKRTYMYFDGEPLYPFGHGLSYAQVNYNKLSLAAEEVQQDGNISLTVELENSGSVDGDEVVQLYVQCLSTRIKRPLKQLKRFVKIRLAAGQKQTVTFTLPAAELSFWDVSREQYCVEDGEYRVMAGRSSGDIRLSATIRVHGETVPPRELYSQVKAENYDDYDSVFLDECKAGGAAVHPVKDGAWIAFHNVRFAEGATGIEMLVSSALGGVVEVRTGSPSGKLAATLAVASGGVQQWHSHSAIADIDAGTTDVYLVLRGEVLLSRIQFMV, encoded by the coding sequence ATGGACGCTGCTGCGTATCCTTTTAGACAAATTGAATTGCCATTAGATGAACGTGTTCAGGATCTGCTCTCCCGGCTGACGCTTGCAGAGAAGGTCAGTCTGATGCCGCAATATCAGGCAGCCATTGAACGGCTGGGTGTAGGCGGTTACAAGCATGGGACGGAGGGTGCGCACGGGATTTCCTGGCTGGGCAAAGCCACCTCGTTCCCGCAGCCAAGCGGGCTCGCCTGTACCTGGAACCCGGCGCTGCTGCAAGAAATCGGTTCGGCAATCGGGGATGAGGCCAGAGCCTTTTACCGCAAGAATCCCACTATTAACGGCTTGACTCTGTGGGCACCGACAGTAGATATGGAACGGGACCCGCGCTGGGGGAGAACAGAGGAGGCCTACGGGGAAGACCCTGAGCTGACAGGCCGGCTGAGTACAGCGCTTGTCCAGGGAATTCAGGGGGATCATCCGGTGTATCTGAAAGCGGTAGCGACCCTGAAGCATTTCCTCGGCAACAATAATGAGATTGACCGGGGCGTGGCTTCGTCCAGCATTGACCCGCGCAATATGCGCGAATATTACCTCGAAGCCTTCAAGCCTGCCTTCAAGGAAGGCGGTGCACAATCCATGATGACCGCCTACAATTCCGTGAACGGTGTGCCGGTTATCCTCCATCCGGCGGTGATGGAGATTGTGAAGGGCGAATGGGAGATGGACGGCTTCATTGTCAGCGATGCCGGAGACCTGTTCGGCATTGTGAAGGACCATAAGTATTATGAGTCCTTCGCCCAGTCTATGGCGGAATCTATTAAGAATGGCATTGACAGTGTGACCGAAGAGACGGAGGAGACCATTAAGGTTATTCACGATGCGATCCGTGAAGGGCTGCTGACTGAGGCAGATCTGGACCGCGCACTGGCGAACACCTTCCGTATCCGCTTCCGGCTCGGTGAGTTCGACCCGGAGGAAGGAAATCCGTACACGAAGATAGACGACTCGGCGATTCTCAGCAAAGCGCATGGCGAGTTGTCACTCGAAGCCGCGAAGGAATCCATTGTGCTGCTGAAGAATGACAACGCAGCCCTTCCGCTGAATGCAGCCGCGCTCTCCAAGGTGGCTGTAATCGGCCCGCTGGGAGACGAAGCGTTCAGAGACTGGTATTCCGGTACGCTGCCGTATGCTGTGACCCCTTTGCAGGGAATCATCAAGAAGCTCACAGGCAAGCAGGTCACCTTCGAGAGCGGGGATGACCGGATCATTCTGACCTCCGCTGCCAGCGGACAAGCCGTGGGGTTTACGGGGGAAGACGGACGGCTCGCAGTGTTGCATGATCTGCCGGAGCGCGGGGAGCTGTTCCGCCATACGGCATGGGGCTGGACCGCTCATACCCTTGAATCTGCCAGCCGGGGACAATATGTTACCCTGACAGATGCCGGTACACTGACTGCTTCCGCGGATGAAATCTATGGCTGGTATGTGAAGGAATCACTGAACCTGGTTGAAGAAGGCGAAGGCGGTGTCAGCTTGCGTACCTGGAATGATCAGCCGGTTGCCGTCAGTGCCGGAGACGGAACCCTCCGTGTCTCGGAAGGGGAGCCCTCCTCCGAAGCACGGATCTTCCATAAGCAACTGGTAGTGAATGGCGTAGAAGCAGCCGTTGAAGCGGCCCGTGCCGCTGAGGTTGCCGTCGTATTCGTCGGTAACCATCCGCTCTTGAACGGTAAGGAGGAGATTGACCGGCCGGATATTGTACTGCCCGCAGAGCAGGAGAATCTGGTCAAGGCCGTGTATGCCGCCAACCCGAACACCGTCGTGGTGATCGTCGGCAGCTACCCGATTTCTTCTACCTGGATCGACGAGCATATTCCGGCCGTGCTGTACACTTCGCATAGCGGACAGGAGCTGGGCCATGCCGTTGCAGATGTCCTATTCGGGGATTACAGCCCGTCGGGCAAACTGAATATGACCTGGTACCGCAGCGTCAGCCAACTGCCGGAATTCATGGACTACGATATTATCAAAGGCAAAAGAACCTACATGTACTTCGACGGTGAGCCGCTCTACCCATTCGGTCACGGTCTGAGCTACGCGCAGGTGAATTATAATAAGCTGTCGCTGGCAGCGGAGGAAGTCCAGCAGGACGGTAATATCAGTCTGACCGTAGAGCTTGAGAACAGCGGCAGCGTTGACGGTGACGAGGTAGTCCAGCTGTATGTCCAGTGCTTGTCCACACGGATCAAGCGGCCGCTTAAGCAGCTGAAGAGGTTTGTTAAAATCCGGCTGGCTGCCGGACAGAAGCAGACGGTCACCTTCACCTTACCCGCCGCTGAGCTCTCCTTCTGGGACGTCAGCCGCGAACAGTACTGTGTGGAGGATGGGGAATACCGGGTAATGGCAGGCCGTTCCTCAGGAGATATCCGGCTGTCCGCCACCATCAGGGTGCATGGCGAGACCGTTCCGCCGCGTGAGCTGTATTCGCAGGTTAAGGCTGAGAATTACGATGATTACGATAGCGTCTTCCTCGATGAATGCAAGGCTGGCGGCGCTGCGGTGCATCCGGTGAAGGACGGGGCATGGATCGCTTTCCATAATGTCCGGTTTGCAGAGGGTGCAACAGGCATTGAGATGTTGGTATCTTCCGCCTTGGGAGGCGTGGTTGAAGTCCGGACCGGCAGCCCGTCCGGCAAGCTGGCAGCTACACTTGCTGTTGCGTCCGGCGGCGTCCAGCAGTGGCACAGCCACTCGGCTATAGCGGACATAGACGCCGGAACCACAGATGTGTATCTTGTGTTGCGGGGTGAGGTTCTGCTCAGCCGCATTCAGTTTATGGTGTAA
- a CDS encoding AraC family transcriptional regulator, with product MLDSDLLYEQGYSIRINTPADPLFYYFDYDQRSHDINMEFQHDHDFYEIHILLDSSATHIIEGNVHALQQYDIVLLAPYRLHMTQYPAGPPHKRLIINFNLPRNMPGFETAYNAMLQPFSEEVPIYRFTGGPRSAVFEPLNAIFNCSRSASPLNPVLIHSLFQQFLCSLSQQNDKNAYVLEEIGNAMMQKIYSITAHIHSHYGSELSLDTISKEFYISPYYLSHQFRTVTGFTLTEYIQMTRVRKAQQLLLHTRHKISDIAGQCGFNSFSQFNRIFNKQSGMSPSAFRKAQGLSGGASSLSSY from the coding sequence ATGCTTGACAGCGACCTGTTATACGAACAAGGATATAGCATCCGAATCAATACCCCGGCTGATCCGCTCTTTTACTATTTTGACTACGATCAGCGCTCTCACGATATCAATATGGAGTTTCAGCACGATCATGACTTTTATGAGATTCATATTCTGCTGGATTCCAGCGCTACTCATATTATTGAAGGTAATGTACATGCCCTGCAGCAATATGACATTGTTCTGCTTGCCCCGTACCGGCTGCATATGACCCAGTATCCCGCAGGCCCGCCGCATAAGCGGCTGATTATCAACTTCAACCTGCCCAGGAATATGCCCGGATTTGAGACCGCTTACAATGCTATGCTGCAGCCGTTCTCCGAGGAGGTTCCGATCTACCGGTTCACCGGAGGCCCGCGCAGTGCCGTGTTCGAGCCGCTCAATGCTATTTTCAACTGTTCCCGCAGCGCTTCACCGCTGAACCCTGTGCTGATTCACAGTCTGTTCCAGCAGTTCCTATGCAGTCTGTCCCAGCAGAATGACAAGAATGCATACGTGCTGGAGGAGATCGGCAACGCGATGATGCAAAAAATCTATTCAATCACCGCCCATATTCACAGCCATTACGGCAGCGAGCTGTCCCTGGATACAATCTCCAAGGAGTTCTATATTAGCCCTTATTATTTATCGCACCAGTTCAGAACCGTCACCGGCTTTACCCTGACCGAGTACATCCAAATGACCCGCGTCCGCAAAGCCCAGCAGCTCCTGCTCCACACCCGGCACAAGATCTCCGACATCGCCGGACAATGCGGCTTCAACAGCTTCTCCCAGTTCAACCGCATCTTCAATAAGCAGAGCGGCATGTCTCCCTCCGCGTTCCGCAAGGCGCAGGGTTTGTCTGGCGGAGCTTCGTCTTTGAGTTCGTATTAA